Proteins from a genomic interval of Luteolibacter sp. Y139:
- a CDS encoding PQQ-dependent sugar dehydrogenase, whose translation MCRPPLPSLLVFLVASALADPLPLRQPNPALNVPATPPPTSIALENAFPTLTFTEPVCLVSPPGDNKRLFVVEQGGKIYVIPDVTLASPTKVLFLDLVGLLDARANEVLRTGNTGSEMGLLGLAFHPQYAQNRYFYITYSSGIGSGSTPPLHDRLSRFTTQAANPNAADSTSELVLIEQRDEQVNHNGGDLHFGTDGYLYYSMGDEGAQNDQQFNSQRIDKDFFSAIMRLDVDKKPGNLEPSPHPNPAEYPTSPPPDAVKRDAGIARYSIPADNPFVGATTFNGLPIASAYVRSEFWAVGLRNPWRYSFDPLNGDMWVGDVGGSSREEVNRVTKGGNYGWVYREGPSEGPWDDSTPDHPTQPAGFTSIDPVYSYSHSTGGANFIGNAIIGGVVIRGGGVSSLYGKYIFGDNGSGNIWTINLDGSGVQRILGEGGISAFGLDPATQDVLIADEDGNRIMRVVSSTTGTTFPDLLSETGLFSNVATLTPAPGVVPYDVNLPFWSDHAIKRRWFTLPNASATFTWSKDGQWTLPTGTIWVKHFDMEMQRGVPASKKRIETRLLVKNATGAYGVSYKWNAAGTEATLVEDEGESFPLAVTENGNPVPQTWTIPARGQCMICHTPQAGYALSFNTRQLNLESDMSGHTGNQLTTLFNQGYFPNNPGSPNFLPRHLRGDEAAYSVEARVRSYLAVNCSYCHKAGGTGGGAWDGRPELLLDATGLVNGSATNNNGNPVNKLVVPGDTLHSIVLNRVGVTNGFTRMPPLASNVIDTASVSLLTTWINGELDDRLNYEAWRALHFEPDNDPLGAAAVDADGDGISNRDEFLAGTDPNNGSSAFRPQVSPTPPLLRFTLPANRSYRVDVSSNLGQWAPWDIPQNQGLPVAGGLVEIAFPPADAKRFFRVELIEN comes from the coding sequence ATGTGCCGGCCCCCCCTCCCGTCGCTGTTAGTCTTCCTGGTCGCCTCCGCCCTTGCGGATCCATTGCCGCTGCGTCAGCCGAATCCCGCGCTGAATGTGCCGGCCACGCCACCGCCGACGAGCATCGCACTGGAAAATGCGTTCCCTACCCTGACGTTCACCGAGCCGGTCTGCCTCGTCTCTCCGCCGGGGGACAACAAGCGGCTCTTTGTCGTGGAACAGGGTGGGAAGATTTATGTGATCCCCGATGTTACCTTGGCATCGCCGACCAAGGTGTTGTTTCTCGATCTGGTGGGACTGCTTGATGCCCGGGCGAATGAAGTGCTGCGCACGGGAAATACAGGTTCCGAGATGGGTTTGCTCGGACTGGCCTTCCATCCGCAGTATGCTCAAAACCGCTACTTCTACATCACCTACAGCTCCGGCATCGGAAGCGGCAGCACGCCTCCCTTGCACGACCGTTTGTCCCGGTTCACCACCCAGGCGGCAAATCCAAATGCTGCCGACTCCACCAGCGAGCTTGTCCTGATTGAGCAACGCGACGAGCAGGTGAATCACAACGGCGGCGACCTGCATTTCGGAACGGACGGATATCTCTACTACAGCATGGGTGACGAGGGCGCCCAGAATGATCAGCAGTTCAACTCGCAGCGGATCGACAAGGACTTCTTCTCGGCCATTATGCGGCTCGATGTCGACAAGAAGCCGGGGAATCTGGAGCCAAGTCCGCATCCGAATCCCGCCGAATATCCGACGAGTCCTCCACCGGACGCCGTGAAGCGCGACGCAGGGATCGCCCGCTACTCGATTCCTGCGGACAACCCTTTCGTGGGAGCCACCACCTTCAATGGCCTGCCGATCGCATCGGCTTACGTGCGCAGCGAATTCTGGGCTGTCGGCTTGCGCAATCCCTGGCGCTACTCTTTCGACCCGCTGAACGGAGACATGTGGGTTGGCGATGTTGGCGGCAGCTCGCGGGAGGAAGTCAATCGCGTTACCAAGGGAGGTAACTACGGCTGGGTTTATCGGGAAGGGCCGTCCGAAGGACCTTGGGATGACTCAACTCCCGACCACCCGACGCAGCCCGCAGGCTTCACCTCCATCGATCCGGTCTACAGCTATTCCCACTCCACCGGCGGGGCCAATTTCATCGGCAACGCAATCATCGGCGGCGTGGTCATCCGCGGTGGCGGGGTCAGTTCGCTCTACGGCAAGTACATCTTCGGCGACAACGGCAGCGGCAATATCTGGACGATCAATCTGGACGGCAGTGGCGTTCAGCGAATCCTCGGCGAGGGGGGCATCTCCGCATTTGGCCTCGATCCCGCGACCCAGGATGTCCTGATCGCGGATGAAGATGGGAATCGCATCATGCGCGTGGTTTCCAGCACGACCGGCACCACCTTCCCTGACCTGCTTAGCGAAACCGGTCTCTTCTCGAACGTCGCTACGCTCACCCCCGCTCCGGGCGTGGTGCCCTACGACGTGAACCTGCCCTTCTGGAGCGATCACGCCATCAAGCGCCGCTGGTTCACACTGCCGAACGCGAGCGCCACTTTCACCTGGTCGAAGGACGGCCAGTGGACCCTGCCCACCGGCACGATTTGGGTGAAGCATTTCGACATGGAGATGCAGCGTGGCGTCCCCGCCAGCAAGAAGCGCATCGAGACCCGTCTGCTGGTGAAGAATGCCACCGGTGCCTACGGAGTCAGCTACAAGTGGAATGCCGCGGGCACTGAGGCGACACTGGTGGAGGATGAAGGCGAAAGCTTCCCGCTCGCGGTGACGGAAAACGGGAACCCCGTGCCGCAGACCTGGACCATCCCTGCCCGCGGCCAATGCATGATCTGCCACACGCCGCAGGCCGGGTATGCGCTCTCTTTCAATACACGGCAGCTCAATCTGGAGTCCGACATGTCGGGCCACACGGGCAACCAGCTCACGACCCTCTTCAATCAGGGCTACTTTCCTAACAACCCCGGCTCGCCCAATTTCCTGCCACGCCATTTGCGCGGGGATGAAGCTGCCTACTCGGTCGAAGCCCGCGTTCGCTCCTACCTCGCCGTGAATTGCTCCTATTGCCACAAGGCAGGCGGCACCGGCGGCGGTGCTTGGGATGGACGGCCCGAGCTACTCCTTGATGCGACCGGTCTCGTCAACGGCAGCGCAACCAATAACAACGGCAATCCGGTCAACAAGCTCGTGGTCCCCGGCGACACGCTGCACTCCATCGTGCTCAATCGCGTGGGGGTCACCAATGGCTTCACCCGCATGCCGCCGCTCGCCAGCAATGTTATCGATACAGCCAGCGTGTCGCTACTGACGACTTGGATCAACGGAGAGTTGGACGACCGGCTCAACTATGAGGCTTGGCGCGCGCTGCATTTCGAGCCGGACAATGATCCACTGGGAGCAGCCGCAGTCGATGCCGATGGTGATGGAATCTCGAACCGCGATGAGTTCCTTGCTGGAACCGATCCGAACAACGGATCGAGCGCCTTCCGCCCCCAGGTCTCGCCAACTCCGCCATTGCTTCGCTTCACGCTGCCGGCCAACCGTTCTTACCGGGTGGATGTCTCCAGCAATCTCGGCCAGTGGGCTCCGTGGGACATTCCGCAAAACCAAGGCCTCCCCGTCGCCGGAGGTTTGGTCGAAATCGCCTTTCCGCCCGCCGATGCAAAACGCTTCTTCCGGGTGGAGTTGATCGAGAATTGA
- a CDS encoding YdcF family protein — protein sequence MRIRRFGRGVGILTLVVALWLAAVAGWIVAFGGTDHAQRSDCAIVLGAAAYGSKPSPVFAERINHAVSLYQSGTVKCLLFTGGSVIEADQSESAVARSHAIAAGVPADAIFTESQSRTTEQNLVQAKGVMKEHGLKTAVIVSDPLHLKRAASMAEDLGIDAVTSPTPTSRYRTWKVKTGFLMREVFYLHGYWITGK from the coding sequence ATGCGCATCCGTCGGTTTGGCCGCGGCGTCGGGATCCTGACGCTGGTGGTTGCGCTGTGGCTGGCTGCGGTGGCAGGGTGGATCGTGGCATTTGGCGGCACGGATCACGCCCAGCGGTCCGATTGTGCGATCGTGTTGGGAGCGGCGGCGTATGGCAGCAAGCCCTCGCCGGTCTTTGCGGAGCGCATCAACCATGCCGTTTCCCTTTATCAGTCGGGCACGGTGAAGTGCCTGCTTTTCACCGGCGGCAGCGTGATCGAGGCGGACCAATCGGAAAGCGCGGTGGCGCGCAGCCATGCAATTGCTGCCGGGGTGCCCGCCGACGCGATTTTCACGGAAAGCCAGTCCCGCACCACCGAGCAAAATCTGGTGCAAGCGAAGGGCGTGATGAAGGAACACGGCCTGAAGACCGCTGTGATCGTCAGCGATCCACTGCATCTGAAGCGCGCGGCCTCGATGGCCGAGGATCTGGGCATCGATGCGGTGACGTCGCCGACGCCGACGTCACGCTATCGGACATGGAAGGTGAAGACGGGCTTCCTGATGCGGGAGGTGTTTTACCTCCATGGCTATTGGATCACGGGGAAGTGA
- a CDS encoding M28 family peptidase yields the protein MTEESQSPPTLQRRIALLLWLVPLGLVFTSGMGLWLHFKGKAAAEQAEQVRFTTAIDGKLLQDDMGKMLGFVGERHVSTPAGVQGLTRAEAMIEGSLGPANAGYKVEKISGPEIGETRWPILIATLRGSDSKAAPLWIVAPYDARPGSPGAEANASGVVSVMAAAHALANASPKLTVHFAFVPHAYDAEAPVMELQGELAEQIGKAGTVLVVEAMGAAEKLMISSRDAGNAALRQATGLGEVVGAESICLEDDFDLSSTLFEFGLPTARVSTRRVVKADEADDTAPDAAVHAAATRALVTLIERLSGS from the coding sequence GTGACCGAGGAATCCCAATCCCCGCCGACGCTGCAACGACGCATCGCACTTCTCCTGTGGCTGGTGCCGCTGGGGCTTGTTTTCACCAGTGGCATGGGCCTGTGGCTGCATTTCAAGGGCAAGGCCGCGGCGGAGCAAGCCGAGCAGGTGCGCTTCACCACGGCCATCGACGGAAAGCTACTGCAGGATGACATGGGCAAGATGCTCGGGTTTGTCGGTGAGCGCCATGTTTCCACCCCCGCCGGAGTCCAGGGACTCACCCGCGCGGAGGCTATGATCGAGGGCTCGCTCGGCCCGGCGAATGCGGGCTACAAGGTCGAGAAGATCTCGGGCCCGGAGATCGGGGAGACTCGCTGGCCCATCCTCATCGCCACCCTGCGTGGCAGTGATTCCAAGGCCGCGCCGCTGTGGATCGTGGCTCCTTATGATGCACGCCCGGGCTCCCCCGGTGCGGAGGCAAATGCCAGCGGCGTCGTCAGCGTGATGGCCGCTGCCCATGCCCTCGCAAATGCCTCGCCGAAGCTGACCGTCCATTTCGCCTTTGTGCCCCATGCCTACGATGCGGAGGCCCCGGTCATGGAACTTCAGGGGGAACTGGCCGAGCAGATCGGCAAAGCGGGCACCGTGCTTGTCGTCGAGGCCATGGGCGCGGCGGAGAAGCTCATGATCAGCTCGCGTGATGCCGGGAATGCGGCACTCCGCCAAGCGACAGGTCTCGGCGAGGTCGTGGGGGCGGAATCGATCTGCCTGGAGGATGACTTCGATTTGTCCTCCACCTTGTTCGAGTTCGGCCTGCCCACCGCCCGGGTTTCTACCCGGCGGGTGGTGAAGGCGGACGAAGCCGATGACACGGCCCCGGATGCGGCGGTTCATGCCGCCGCAACACGCGCTTTGGTGACTCTGATCGAAAGATTATCAGGCTCATGA
- a CDS encoding VOC family protein, with amino-acid sequence MSHRGLLHHMIINVSNVERSSPFYAAMFRHLGYELNDSDYGEDYGYEDWKRWDLDTPHEISICQVREPLKAVPHQRGALGHHCHIAFCAEDRDDVDRFHREVLVPLADQGLCTIEDAPCDCPEYGNGYYATYFTDPDGLKYEFVINPNHLLKKAARQTTP; translated from the coding sequence ATGTCCCATCGCGGCCTGCTCCACCACATGATCATCAACGTCTCGAACGTTGAGCGTTCATCGCCATTCTACGCGGCGATGTTCCGTCATCTGGGGTATGAGCTGAATGACAGCGACTATGGCGAGGATTACGGCTACGAAGACTGGAAGCGCTGGGACTTGGACACCCCGCACGAGATCAGCATCTGTCAGGTTCGCGAGCCTCTCAAGGCGGTGCCTCACCAGCGAGGCGCGCTCGGACATCACTGTCACATCGCCTTCTGTGCGGAAGACCGCGATGACGTGGACCGTTTTCATCGAGAGGTGCTCGTTCCCTTGGCTGATCAAGGCCTCTGCACCATCGAAGACGCACCCTGCGATTGCCCTGAATACGGCAACGGATACTACGCCACCTACTTCACCGATCCCGACGGCCTGAAATACGAGTTCGTGATCAATCCGAATCACCTCCTGAAAAAAGCGGCGCGCCAAACCACGCCCTGA
- a CDS encoding MotA/TolQ/ExbB proton channel family protein — MAQPYLPPEAPAAPPAPEEITARQRFWKRAIWSSSMLTAFPTLLGIGATVMSMMSAFSDLGASGFGDTEQWSVHIGLLLCPAAIGLTIGFVGLILLVISINRYREARSKLSP, encoded by the coding sequence ATGGCCCAGCCCTACCTGCCTCCGGAAGCACCCGCGGCTCCTCCCGCCCCGGAGGAAATCACCGCGCGTCAACGCTTCTGGAAGCGGGCCATCTGGAGTTCGTCGATGCTTACCGCTTTCCCTACCTTGCTCGGGATCGGGGCCACCGTCATGAGCATGATGAGCGCCTTTTCCGATTTGGGCGCCAGTGGTTTCGGTGACACGGAACAATGGTCGGTTCACATCGGCCTGTTGCTGTGCCCAGCGGCGATCGGTCTCACCATCGGCTTCGTAGGGCTCATTCTTCTGGTGATATCGATCAACCGCTATCGCGAGGCTCGGTCGAAACTATCGCCATGA
- a CDS encoding aldo/keto reductase, producing MYSADPTRYDGRMPFRRCGDSGLLLPEISLGCWHNFGHVDDQHEARAILRRAFDRGVTHFDLANNYGPPPGSAEENVGRILSEDFAAHRDELIISSKAGHDMWQGPYGEWGSRKHVLASLDQSLKRLRLDYVDIFYSHRPDKDTRLEETMSALATAVNSGRALYVGLSKYPPKMLKQAVKILKDMGVRCLIYQPPHSILNRWPEAEGIHDWLEEKGIGSIVFSPLAQGMLTGKYVNGIPAGSRAARSEGFLQTSQVDAQIEKIRALHRFAEDRGMSLQHLALRWVLSQSAVTSAIIGARTVAQLDDSLAALQAPALDDEALEIIDAIAPAVQKDDAEG from the coding sequence ATGTACTCCGCCGATCCTACCCGCTACGATGGCCGCATGCCCTTCCGCCGCTGTGGCGATTCCGGCCTGCTGCTGCCCGAAATCTCGCTCGGCTGCTGGCACAATTTCGGCCACGTCGATGACCAGCACGAGGCCCGCGCCATCCTACGCCGTGCCTTTGATCGCGGCGTCACCCATTTCGACCTCGCGAACAACTACGGTCCACCTCCGGGCAGCGCCGAGGAAAACGTCGGCCGCATCCTTTCCGAAGACTTCGCCGCGCATCGCGACGAACTGATCATTTCGTCCAAGGCCGGCCACGACATGTGGCAAGGCCCCTATGGCGAGTGGGGTTCGCGCAAGCACGTCCTCGCCTCGCTCGACCAATCGCTCAAGCGCCTGCGCCTCGACTACGTGGACATCTTCTATTCGCATCGTCCCGACAAGGACACGCGGCTGGAGGAAACCATGTCCGCCCTCGCCACCGCGGTGAACTCCGGTCGCGCACTCTACGTGGGCCTCTCGAAGTATCCGCCGAAGATGCTCAAGCAAGCGGTGAAGATCCTCAAGGACATGGGCGTCCGCTGCCTGATCTATCAGCCGCCGCATTCCATCCTCAACCGCTGGCCGGAAGCTGAAGGCATCCACGACTGGCTCGAGGAAAAGGGCATTGGTTCCATTGTCTTCAGCCCGCTCGCCCAGGGCATGCTCACCGGCAAGTATGTGAACGGGATTCCCGCCGGTTCGCGCGCCGCTCGTTCCGAGGGCTTTCTTCAAACCTCACAGGTGGATGCTCAAATCGAGAAGATCCGCGCGCTGCATCGCTTCGCCGAGGACCGTGGGATGAGCCTGCAGCATCTCGCCCTGCGCTGGGTGCTCAGCCAGAGCGCTGTCACCTCCGCAATCATCGGCGCACGCACGGTCGCCCAGCTCGATGACTCGCTCGCCGCGCTGCAAGCCCCTGCACTGGATGACGAGGCGCTCGAAATCATCGATGCGATTGCACCGGCCGTCCAGAAGGACGACGCCGAGGGCTAA
- a CDS encoding PQQ-dependent sugar dehydrogenase — MSRKALLLLGLLASAEAQTVTHRWTFNTTGNQTNGTVITDVISAAPATIVGAGAVRNGTVVTLPGTSNGNVAAATISAYLDLPNGIVSSKTNMTVEIWAIPVSAKNWQRLFDFGSMNTSGTGEIGNSAGAPGGGTNSRDDLMIAECRGTTFNDKKLVARNDGAAELGADSTLATTAGTQYHYVATFQAGVGANAATGGRWTWYRNGSQVAFVDTNFRLNELNDVNNWLGRSQYSDDSNSNITYNEVRLYDYALSQAQISANTAAGPDANFPAPSVTADVVTMLYGKKAKLNVLANDSGEIVRSSLIVESPPASGTATVSPDGTILYTHTTGTPAGDSFTYRISNSTGQTSTGTVTITFSSSLKIANAALNVPASPPATAYSLPNALGTLTFSQPLCLVTPPGETQRLFVCEKGGQLKVVPNVTAASPTSSVFLDLSGYLTTKSETIETSSECGLLGLAFHPNYATNRFFFISYSVIKSGLRYQRVSRFTTQAGNPNAADTTTERILIEQRDEFDNHNGGDLHFGPQDGYLYISVGDEGNGNDDPTFNSQLINKDLFSGILRIDVDRNMANSVEPTTHASIPLYSGVAAFAIPKTNPFVTVALGGDWNGTYNGSTVTGTVRREFWATGLRNPWRMGFDPATGALWCGDVGQSAREEVDIITRGGNYGWVYREGTIAGPRTTNPTMPANFLTAYHTGPVYDYGRDGDFGGRAVTGGRVYRGTRIGALTGKYIFGDHESGNIWAMDLNGTNVQRLAGEGNIAAFGYDPSNQDILLADIGDGIVRRLTTSTVANTYPATLSATGLFADLSDLSPSPGLVPYDVNLPFWSDNAIKRRWMVIPNGTSQFVWSKDGLWTLPTGTIWVKHFDMEMQRGVPASKKRIETRLIVKNASGAYGVSYRWNDAGTEATLVEDGGIDFALNITDNGNTVPQTWHIPSRAECMICHTSQAGHALSFNTRQLNLSSDMLGFTGNQLTTLQQQGYFTNNPGSPNLLPRHLRPTETAYSLEARVRSYLAVNCSYCHKSGGTGPPSWDGRPELTLAQTLLVNGSAANSGSDPLNKLVVPGDTAHSIVLHRMAVTGGFTRMPPLASNVIDSANVTLVTNWINGELAARQTYDAWRNSNFEPDNDPSGDPAADADGDGLNNRDEFLAGTDPHNGTSAFRPVTSSPPSKLSFTLPVNRSFRIDTSDNLGSWMPWDVPQNQGLPVAGGLVEIAFPAADPKKFFRVELLEN; from the coding sequence ATGTCCCGGAAAGCGCTCCTTCTCCTCGGCCTGCTGGCCTCCGCTGAAGCCCAGACGGTCACCCACCGGTGGACGTTCAATACCACGGGCAATCAAACCAATGGCACGGTCATCACCGACGTCATTTCCGCTGCTCCGGCGACTATCGTCGGGGCCGGGGCGGTGAGGAATGGCACCGTGGTCACACTTCCCGGCACGTCGAATGGAAACGTGGCCGCAGCCACGATCTCCGCCTATCTAGACCTGCCGAATGGCATCGTCTCGTCAAAGACGAACATGACCGTCGAAATCTGGGCCATACCGGTCTCGGCGAAGAATTGGCAGCGGTTGTTCGACTTCGGCAGCATGAATACCTCAGGCACCGGCGAGATCGGCAATAGCGCCGGTGCTCCAGGAGGCGGGACCAATTCCCGCGACGACCTGATGATCGCCGAATGTCGCGGGACCACCTTCAACGACAAGAAGCTGGTCGCCCGCAATGACGGGGCGGCTGAATTGGGTGCCGACAGCACGCTCGCGACCACGGCCGGCACTCAGTACCACTACGTCGCCACCTTTCAGGCGGGTGTGGGAGCAAATGCCGCCACCGGTGGACGATGGACTTGGTATCGCAATGGCAGCCAAGTCGCCTTCGTCGACACCAACTTCCGCCTCAACGAACTGAACGACGTCAACAACTGGCTGGGGCGTTCGCAGTATTCGGACGATTCGAATTCGAACATCACCTACAACGAAGTCCGTCTCTACGACTACGCACTGAGCCAAGCGCAGATCTCGGCCAACACGGCAGCAGGACCCGACGCGAATTTTCCCGCGCCCTCCGTGACTGCGGATGTGGTGACGATGCTTTACGGAAAGAAGGCCAAGCTGAACGTATTGGCCAACGACTCCGGCGAGATCGTCCGGTCCTCGCTCATCGTGGAAAGCCCTCCGGCCTCCGGCACGGCAACGGTTTCCCCTGATGGAACCATCCTCTACACCCACACCACCGGGACCCCGGCCGGCGACAGCTTCACCTACCGTATTTCCAATAGCACCGGGCAAACATCCACCGGCACGGTCACGATCACGTTCTCGAGCTCGCTGAAGATCGCGAATGCAGCGTTGAATGTCCCGGCTTCACCGCCAGCCACCGCCTACTCGCTACCGAATGCGCTGGGCACGCTCACCTTCAGCCAGCCGCTCTGTCTGGTCACCCCGCCGGGTGAGACGCAGCGGCTGTTCGTCTGCGAAAAGGGCGGGCAGCTGAAGGTGGTTCCGAATGTCACGGCAGCGTCCCCGACTTCCAGCGTCTTCCTGGATCTGTCCGGCTACCTCACCACCAAGAGCGAAACCATCGAGACCAGTTCCGAGTGCGGCCTGTTAGGCCTGGCCTTTCATCCCAACTACGCGACCAACCGCTTCTTCTTCATCTCCTATTCGGTGATCAAGAGCGGCCTGCGCTACCAGCGGGTCTCGCGGTTCACCACCCAGGCGGGAAATCCCAACGCCGCTGACACGACCACCGAGCGCATCCTCATCGAGCAGCGCGACGAGTTTGATAACCACAATGGCGGCGACCTTCACTTCGGGCCTCAGGATGGCTACCTCTACATTTCCGTCGGAGACGAAGGAAATGGCAACGACGATCCCACCTTCAACAGCCAGCTCATCAACAAGGATCTCTTTTCCGGTATCCTCCGTATCGACGTGGACCGAAACATGGCGAACAGCGTCGAGCCTACCACCCATGCTTCGATTCCGCTCTACTCGGGCGTAGCCGCCTTCGCCATTCCGAAGACCAATCCCTTCGTGACGGTGGCACTCGGCGGCGACTGGAACGGAACTTACAATGGCAGCACGGTGACCGGCACCGTGCGCCGCGAGTTCTGGGCCACTGGCCTGCGGAATCCCTGGCGCATGGGCTTCGATCCCGCGACTGGGGCCCTGTGGTGCGGTGATGTCGGACAGAGCGCGCGCGAGGAAGTGGACATCATCACCCGCGGTGGGAACTACGGCTGGGTCTATCGCGAAGGAACGATCGCGGGGCCGCGCACCACGAACCCGACCATGCCCGCCAATTTCCTCACCGCCTATCACACCGGCCCGGTTTACGACTACGGGCGGGACGGTGACTTCGGAGGGAGGGCCGTCACCGGCGGGCGAGTCTATCGCGGCACCCGCATCGGCGCGCTAACCGGGAAGTACATCTTCGGCGACCATGAATCCGGAAACATCTGGGCGATGGACCTGAATGGCACAAACGTCCAGCGCCTTGCCGGTGAAGGCAACATCGCGGCCTTCGGCTACGATCCGTCGAATCAGGACATCTTGCTCGCCGACATCGGCGACGGCATCGTCCGGCGGCTAACGACCTCTACGGTCGCGAATACCTATCCCGCGACACTTTCCGCCACCGGCCTGTTCGCGGATCTCAGCGACCTTTCGCCATCGCCGGGCCTGGTCCCCTACGACGTGAATCTGCCATTCTGGAGCGATAACGCCATCAAGCGGCGTTGGATGGTGATCCCGAACGGCACCTCGCAGTTTGTCTGGTCCAAGGATGGCCTATGGACGCTACCGACCGGCACGATTTGGGTGAAGCATTTCGACATGGAGATGCAGCGCGGCGTGCCTGCCAGCAAGAAGCGCATCGAAACGCGCCTCATCGTGAAGAACGCCAGTGGTGCTTACGGCGTGAGCTATCGCTGGAACGATGCCGGCACCGAAGCCACGCTGGTCGAGGACGGCGGTATCGATTTCGCGCTCAACATCACCGACAATGGCAATACGGTTCCTCAGACCTGGCACATTCCCAGCCGCGCGGAGTGCATGATCTGCCACACCTCGCAGGCAGGCCATGCGCTCTCCTTCAACACCCGCCAGCTCAATCTGAGCAGCGACATGCTCGGCTTCACCGGCAACCAGCTCACCACGCTCCAGCAGCAAGGCTACTTCACAAACAACCCCGGCTCGCCGAACCTGCTGCCGCGCCATCTGCGACCGACGGAAACCGCCTATTCGCTGGAAGCCCGCGTGCGATCCTATCTAGCCGTAAACTGTTCCTACTGCCACAAGAGCGGCGGCACCGGTCCCCCGTCCTGGGACGGCCGTCCGGAGCTGACGCTGGCCCAGACACTGCTGGTGAACGGCAGCGCCGCCAATAGCGGCAGCGATCCATTGAACAAGCTGGTCGTTCCCGGTGACACCGCGCATTCGATCGTCCTCCATCGCATGGCCGTCACCGGCGGCTTCACCCGCATGCCGCCGCTTGCGAGCAATGTCATCGACTCCGCCAACGTCACGCTCGTAACCAACTGGATCAACGGCGAACTCGCTGCCCGCCAAACCTACGATGCCTGGCGTAATTCGAACTTCGAACCCGACAATGATCCGTCCGGCGATCCCGCCGCCGATGCTGATGGTGACGGACTCAATAATCGCGACGAGTTCCTTGCGGGCACCGATCCTCACAATGGCACGAGCGCCTTCCGACCCGTCACCTCCTCGCCTCCCTCAAAGCTGAGCTTCACCCTGCCAGTGAACCGCTCGTTCCGCATCGACACCTCCGACAATCTTGGAAGCTGGATGCCATGGGACGTGCCGCAGAACCAAGGCCTGCCTGTCGCCGGCGGGTTGGTTGAAATTGCCTTTCCCGCCGCTGATCCGAAGAAGTTCTTCCGAGTCGAGCTGCTGGAAAACTGA